The stretch of DNA CGCCAGTGTCCGAACCCCCGCACGCCACACCCGAAGAGCGCGGTCGCTACCTTGCCGGCCTTGCCGACTGCGGCGGCTGCCACACGTTGTGGGACGGCAAGCGGCTGCCTGGTGCCTTTGCCGGAGGCAACGAGGTCGGGCGGGATGGGCGCACGGTGTTCAGCGCCAACATCACTCCCGACCCGACCGGCATGTCGTACGACGCGGCGGGCTTCATCCAGGTGATCCGTACCGGCAAGGCAGGTCTGCTCGCGCCGGAGATGCCGTGGCTCTTCTATCGTCGTCTCAGCGACGACGACCTCACCGCCCTGCATGCATTCCTCAAGACGCGCTATCCCGTCTCCCATCGCATCAGCAATCTCGGTCCGGGCACCGCCTGCGCGGTGTGTGGAGGGCAACATCCCCTGGGAAGTGCCAACCGCCTCGTGCCAGTGCGCGGGATAGCAGTGCCCGAGCGCCTGCTGCGTGACTATGTCGGCAGCTATCGTATCGACGAGTACGACTGGACCCTGCGGATCGAGCTGCTGCACGGCAAGCTGCACATGGTCGATGGCGAGGCGCCGCCAAAGGAACTGGTGGCGCTGACGCAGTCCAGGTTCGCGATGGACGGTGGCCTTGGGCCGCTGCGATTCGAGCGCGATGGCGAAGGTCGCGTAGCGCGCGTGGTTTCCGAGGACGTCGAAGACGTGCCGCTGGAGCGCATCGCCGAGGTTGCGGCGAAGGCCGGTGGCTCGCCGTAGCGCGAGGGCGCGCCGCGTCCGGATTCGCCAGGTCGGAAGATTGTTGCGCTGTGGGCAACACACAGGGTCCGTCACGAGGGCTACCCACGGCGGGGGCGGGACTCTACTCTTGCGGCCACAAACGCTTTGTCCGCCGTAACGAAGACGACGGGTGTCAGGTCGTCGAGGCTGCTGTAAAGGGCGTGCACTTTCCACCCGTTCGTGCACGGGACAACCTACGTCGGCGCGGCGTCTCCGCGAATTACCGATCAGCGACACGACGATACGGCGGACCAGAAGCCCCAACCCAATGCCCGTACCGGTCAAGCCCGATGGCGCGCCCCGGGGCTTGATAGCAGGACAACATGCGTTCCCAGTTCATTGGCAAGTGGCTGCTGGCAGCCACTGCGATCTCGTTTTGCTCCCTAGGAACCGCCCAGGCACACGGTCGTGAGGACTGCACCAGCGGTCGCACGCGGCTTCCGCCCATCGTCAACCTGCGCGTCGACAACGACGTGATCGGCGGCCAGGACCAGGGCTACAGCAACGGCGTGCAGCTGACGCTGGTCTCGCCCAACCTGCGCGACTACACGAACGATCCCTGCATCCCGCGGCTCGCCCAATGGGTCAACAGCTACCTGGGCGCGCTCCAACCGGAGACGTTCGAGCAGCAGAACATGATCGCGACTTTCGCCCAGGGCATCTTCACACCGACCGACTTCAGTCGCAGCGACCTGATCGAGGATGACCGGCCGTATGTCGCCGCGTTGCTGGTTGGCCTGGGCTACAACGCACGCGAGGGCGACACGCTGCGCACCACGCAGCTGCAGATCGGCATCGTCGGGCCGGCCGCGCTGGGCAAGCAGGCGCAGGATGCCGTGCACCAGATCACCGGCAGCGAGAAATTCCGCGGCTGGGACAACCAGCTCGAGAACGAGCCGGTCTTCCGCATCGTCCACGAGCGCATGCGTCGTTTCTCCTCCAGCGACGGCGCGCACGGGTGGGGCTGGGACACGATCGCCCACTACGGCGGCAGCTTCGGCAACCTGGCGACCTACCTCAACACCGGCGCGGAGTTCCGCTTCGGCGTGAACCTCCCCGACGACTTCGGCAGCACGCCGCTGCGCCCGGCAGGCGAGAACACGGCCCCGACGCGCGAGCCGCAGAGCCAGTACGTGCCG from Lysobacter arenosi encodes:
- a CDS encoding c-type cytochrome, which codes for MTSYVRLGLAHVLALVLASCSAGDPASLAYAPKPIVQLAPIPGLKVRPLTDRTFERTDARRARGEYLAEGILACAACHSERDWHKPGGPIPAGRAYAGRVWKTDGKTWLVAPNITPEPHTGAGRWSDDMLARAIREGIGHDGRLLHPQMWYRSFRLLSDEDLASVVVYLRSLPAVRNTLPQTVLSDEQVKRFVGEPRPITSPVSEPPHATPEERGRYLAGLADCGGCHTLWDGKRLPGAFAGGNEVGRDGRTVFSANITPDPTGMSYDAAGFIQVIRTGKAGLLAPEMPWLFYRRLSDDDLTALHAFLKTRYPVSHRISNLGPGTACAVCGGQHPLGSANRLVPVRGIAVPERLLRDYVGSYRIDEYDWTLRIELLHGKLHMVDGEAPPKELVALTQSRFAMDGGLGPLRFERDGEGRVARVVSEDVEDVPLERIAEVAAKAGGSP
- a CDS encoding lipid A deacylase LpxR family protein, whose translation is MRSQFIGKWLLAATAISFCSLGTAQAHGREDCTSGRTRLPPIVNLRVDNDVIGGQDQGYSNGVQLTLVSPNLRDYTNDPCIPRLAQWVNSYLGALQPETFEQQNMIATFAQGIFTPTDFSRSDLIEDDRPYVAALLVGLGYNAREGDTLRTTQLQIGIVGPAALGKQAQDAVHQITGSEKFRGWDNQLENEPVFRIVHERMRRFSSSDGAHGWGWDTIAHYGGSFGNLATYLNTGAEFRFGVNLPDDFGSTPLRPAGENTAPTREPQSQYVPGAHLFVTFDTRWVLYDITLDGNTFRDSHSVDKRHAVANIGYGVALMRHRWKFALARYHGTREFDGQRETPVFGSFTISRAF